The nucleotide sequence TTTCAGGCCACAAGGGCACGATCAACACCGGAGATGTTCAGGTTAGGTCTCTCTTCAGAGTTCAGACTCAGCAATTATACCAAGTGATATTGTCAAGATAGCACTGCCGTGCATGTTCTTAGTTTGAAAGCTAAAAATCAAGCATACATATGGGTGTTGAacgggtgcagatgagcccagGCTCAGAATTTGTTTAGTATTTGTTGTCAATTTATTGCTCATCGGGTGCAGGGTGCAGATGAGTCCGGGCTCAGAACTGGATCTTTTTAGTATTTTTGTTTTGAATTTATTGTTCACTGGGTGCAGATGAGCCCAGCCTTAGAATTGGATATTCGTGTTAAACACAATTTACCTTCCATGGCATGGTCTTATATGCTGATATTAACAAAGAAGGAAACACTTGTAACAGTGGATGACGGCCGGGCGTGGTGTGGTGCACGCAGAGATGCCGGGTGGTGAGGGGGTGCAGAGGGGCCTCAACCTCTGGCTCAACCTCTCCTCAAAAGACAAGATGTATGCATGGATCCACCTCAAATTTTGCAAATATTTGCTGAACGCAATAATAACAAATGATGTTGCTACGTCTGCAGGGTGGCGCCGAGGTACCAGGAGCTGAGGAGCCGCGACATCCCCACGGCGGAGAAGGACGGCGTGTCCGTcaaggtcatcgccggcgaggccCTGGGCGCGCGCTCGCCGATCCAGACGCGCACCCCGGCCATGTGGCTCGACGTGACCATGCGGCCCGGCGCGCGCCTGCGCCAGCCCGTCCCGGCCGGCTGGAGCGCGTGCGCCTACGTCCTCGACGGCGAGGCCAGCTTCGGCCAGCCAGGGGACGAGGCGGCCGGCGCGCATCACTGCGTCGTGTTCGGCAACGACGGCGATGGCGTGGACGTGCGGAGCGAAGGCGCGGGGGCCCGGTTCTTGCTGCTGGCGGCGCGGCCGCACGGCGAGGCGGTGGCGCTGGACGGGCCCTTCGTGATGAACACGAGCGAGGAGGTGCAGCAGGCCAGGGAGGATTACCTGAACCGCCGTAACGGCTTCGAGATGGCCGCCGGCTGGACCTCTGGCCAGTGACCGACCACAGCCGTGCTTCACCAACATTGGCGGGCCAACGACAACAGAAAGGGAGGGCCGTGGCAGTAGACGTCACAATGGGCTGCACTGCATGCATTTTTTTTCCTGGTCATGACCGGTCTTCAAAGTCGAATCCAAAGGCCCAGGGGATTATTTGTCCTAGTCAAGATATTAGTGTTGTTTCCCGCAAAAGAAAAATATAAATATTATTACATGATGGTCACATTTTTAAAATAATACTCACAAACTGTCAAAAGAATATTCACAAGATTCAAAAATATTCCACATTCCTAAAAGCATCCCTATACTT is from Triticum aestivum cultivar Chinese Spring chromosome 1B, IWGSC CS RefSeq v2.1, whole genome shotgun sequence and encodes:
- the LOC123145487 gene encoding pirin-like protein, with the translated sequence MSAAACVPFCPSPASSRHGAGPIVDVAGLPPATEAEEHGAGRDLLEFGVNGVIGANSDSDDAAAAEIDDEEEHSVRRPRAVVQKFMCERKAVGDGFALRRSIGRPELQSLDPFISLDEFEFSRPAGFTDHPHRGFENVTYMLEGGLSYHDFSGHKGTINTGDVQWMTAGRGVVHAEMPGGEGVQRGLNLWLNLSSKDKMVAPRYQELRSRDIPTAEKDGVSVKVIAGEALGARSPIQTRTPAMWLDVTMRPGARLRQPVPAGWSACAYVLDGEASFGQPGDEAAGAHHCVVFGNDGDGVDVRSEGAGARFLLLAARPHGEAVALDGPFVMNTSEEVQQAREDYLNRRNGFEMAAGWTSGQ